From Pseudomonadota bacterium:
AAGTCGAGGCCGCCGAGAGCTAAGGTGGCGTCCCGCGACGTCCAGCGCCGCGGCGTTCGCCGCCGCCTATTCTTCAGCTTTGCGCTGCAGGCCGGGGCTATCTCGCTGGCAGTGATTCTCGGCGTGGCCGGGACTTCCTGGGTGCTGCAGGAGTCGCTGGTCGAGCGCGCCATGTTTGAAGAGGCTGACACCCTGACGGAACGGCTTCGCGCGGATCCACTGGCCTCGATGCCCCACACCACTAATCTACGCGGCTACGTCAAGCGCTCGGGCGGTGACCAGCTGCCGAGTTATCTCGCGGCGCTGGGCGAGGGGTTCCACAGCCTCGATCCAGCGGTTCCGGGGGCCATCGCGTTTGTCACTCGCCGCGACGTCGGAACCCTCTACCTGGTCTTTCAGCAGCAAAACGTCCTGTCCCTGTCGCTGCTGTTTGGCGTGGTGCCCCTCGGGTTGGTGCTGCTGACCATCTACCTGATTACCTGGTGGACGTACCGCATGTCGCACAGTGCCGTATCGCCGCTGGTGCAGCTGGCACGGCGGGTTGAGAATCTCAATCTCAACCGTCTCGATGAGGCGGAGTTCCAGCCCGAACAGTTCGCCAACAGCGACGACGAGGTGTATGTGCTGACCAGTGCCCTCAATCAGCTTGGCGGGCGGATTCAGCGTTTTGTAGAGCGCGAGCGCAATTTCACGCGCGACGCGAGCCACGAGCTCCGAAGCCCGGTCACGGTGATCCAGATGGCGGCTGACATGCTGCTGGAGGAGGGCGATCTCGCGCCTTATCAGGAGCGGACCGTTCGGCGCATCCAAAACGTCGCGCGGGATATGCAGGCGCTGATCGAAGCGCTGCTGATGCTGGCGCGCGAGAGCGGTGAGGGGCTGGCCGTCAAAGAATTTAAGGTGAATACCATCGTCGCTGACGAGCTCGACCGCTATGGTTTCCTGGTCCGCAACAAGGCGGTACAACTGACCCAGAGTGATCGCGTTCAGCTTCATGTGGTCGGGCCGCCGAGCGTGCTGGCCGTCATGGTGGGCAACCTGATTCGCAACGCCTGTGCCTACACCAGCGACGGGGAGGTCAAGGTGATCGTGGGCCGCGGCTTTGTCTCGGTCGATGATTCGGGTGTGGGCATGTCGGAGGACGCGATTGCCCGCGTGTTTGAGCCGTTTTATCGCGCCGGGCGAAACGGCAAGGGCGGCCACGGGGTGGGTCTGACCATCGTCAAGCGCTTGGCCGACCGGTTTGGCTGGCCGGTGGAAATCCAGTCTGAGCTCGGAGTCGGCACCTGCGCCACAATCTATTTCCCGGAGTTCACGGTGGATGACGAAGCCGAGAAAGCCGCACTTGCCGCATCGCAGTCCGAGGCCGCCACGGGAACGTGACGCATCTCTCTATTGAGATAAAAAGATATTGACATTCGGTTTGGCAACGGTTTCAATAAGTGAGTACTCATTGAGACCGGCTGAGGGAAAGGCCCTTTGAAGCCGGGGCAACCTACGAACCTAACCCGTTCGGAAAGGTGCCAAATCCTGCGGAACCTAAGTTCCGGGAAATGAGTGTCGGTAAAAGCGGTAGTGCTAAGGACCCGACGCCCACCTGAAGCCTGACGGCCCAGGACCAATGAGTCACCGACTAACGGAGAACATTGGAAATGAGCCAGCAACCGAATCAACCCGCCACCGTCTCGGCAACGCCGATCAGCGCCCTGCAGGACCGTCAGTCAGGGCCCAAACGCCGTTCTGCCGCCACCACCGCTGTGCGCACCGGCATCGAGTGTGATCAGGAGCACGGCGCGGTTGTACCGCCGCTTTATCTGTCGAGCAACTTTGCTTTCAAGGGCTTCGACGACAAGCGTCCCTATGACTACACCCGTTCGGGTAACCCGACTCGCGATCTGCTCGGCGAGGCGATCAGCGAGCTTGAGGGTGGGGCGGGCGCCGTGATCACCTCGTCCGGCATGTCGGCGGTTTACCTGGTCACGCACCTGCTGGCGGCGGACGACCTGGTTTTGGCGCCGCACGATTGCTACGGCGGTTGCTACCGGCTGCTGGAAAATCTTGCCAAGCAGAAGAAGCTGCGCCTCAAGTTTTGCGACTTCTCCGATACCGCTGCGGCCCGGGAGGAGATTCTCCGTTCCAAGCCTCAGCTCGTCTGGCTCGAAACGCCCAGTAATCCGCTTCTGCGAGTCAGCGATATCAGCGCCTTGAGTGAAGCGGCCCGGGAGGTGGACGCGCTGGTGGTGGCGGACAACACCTTTCTGTCGCCCGCGCTGCAGCAGCCGCTGGCGCTTGGCGCAGACATTGTGGTCCACTCGACTACCAAGTATCTCAACGGTCACAGCGATGTTGTCGGTGGGGCGGTGGTTGCGAAGACGTCCGAGCTGCATGAGCAGCTGACCTGGTGGGCCAACTGCATCGGCGTGACCGGCGCTCCGTTTGACAGCTTCCTGACTCTGCGCGGTATCCGTACGCTGAAGGTTCGTGTAGCCCAGCACGAGAGCAACGCGCGGCGGCTCGTTGACCTGCTGACCTCACACGCCGCCGTGTCGCGGGTCTACTACCCGGGGCTGAACAACCATCCGGGCCACGCTGTCGCTCGCCGCCAGCAGTCCGGCTTCGGGGGCATGATCAGCTTTGAACTTCGCGGCGACGTTGGTGAAGTGACCGAATTCCTGCGCAGCCTGGAGCTGTTTTCGCTGGCGGAATCACTCGGTGGCGTCGAGTCGCTGGTGGCCCACCCGGCGACCATGACCCACGCCGCCATGAGCAAAGCGGCGCAGCGCGAGGCGGGTATCGAGCCGACGTTGGTCCGGCTGTCGGTCGGCATCGAGGACGCCGACGACCTGGTGTCGGACGTTCAGGCTGCGCTGGATGCAGCGCTGGAGATCTCGCTGGAGAATGAAGCTCAGGCCGTCGGCGGCTGAGCTGAGCTTCAAACAAAAAAATGCCCCCAAAACGGCTTGCGCCGCCGGGGGCCCCGGTTTCTGCGCCTAAAGCAGATTGATGGGTGAGTAGTTGTAGCCGGGGAATACGCTGCCGACCACCCCACTGCCGTTGCCCAGAATCACGTCCATGACGGTGCCGTGAACCTGGCGGAAATCGGTGGTTGGGATCACCCCGTCGCCCTCCCGGTCGACCGCCGCGATGCTCGGGAACGTGCCGTAGAGTCCACCGGCGACCCGCCCGCTGATCACGGTCATCGGATCCCCGTAGCCGTGGTCGGTCCCGTTATTGCCATTTTCACTGACCTGACGTCCAAATTCGCTCTGGATTACCAGACACATATCGTTGGCGCTCTTGTTCGGGTCGTTCGCAATATCGAGGTAGAAGGCCGTGACGGCCTCGCTCACTTCCCGTATGTTCCGCCCGAAGCCAGTATTGGGGTTCACCGGCTGCTGGTTGTTGTGTGTGTCCCAGCCGCCTTTGTTCAGCGCCGCTGCCGCAATTCCCAGGTCCAGCTTCCAAAGCTGGGCAATGAGCGCGAGGTCTTCGCCGATGCCCGTATCGGGGTAGGTGACACCGCCAGCCGGCACGTAGTTGTCCAGATCGAAAGAATCGATGAGTTCGACCGCGTCTACGGCCGCCTGTCCTGCCAGATCGAGTGTCCCGGAGCCGTTGCCGTACATATCGGCAAGGCCGGCGAGGTGAGTGTCCTCATATCGACCGGTGTTGGGGCTGAAGCCGCCGGCCGAGTCCAACGTTGCTACATCGGCGTAGCCCGAAAGACTGACGGGCGTATTTGAGTCAGACGCTAGTCCTGTGAAGACCGCGTCGCTGCTGTGTGGGATAGCGGCGAGGTACCGACCAAGAAAGCCGCCGCCGGCGGCGGACTGGCTGCCGGGTGTTCCCAGCTCGATCTCTTCCTGCGCGTCGAAGTGACTCCGGGTGAGGGCGTCCAGGGGATGACCGCAGGAGTGAACGAACGCCACGTTGTTGCGGATGCTATGCAGGTCTGGGCACAGCGGGTTAAGCCCCCAGCCGCTGCCCCCTGGCATATCCACCATGCTCAGCGTAGTGCCGGGATCGATAAACGTATTTCCCCGGTCCTGGGCATAGTTTGTCAGGTTGGCACCGCTCGTGGGCACCAGATAGCTCAGACCGTCCATCCCCCCTCTGAGAAACAGATAAACCAGCAGTTTTGTCGGCGCGGTGCCGACACTCCCGGCGGTCACGCGTTGGGTGAAACCCAGCCCCAAAGTTCCGGTACCCAGGGCTCCCGCCCCGGCGCCCATGCCGGCCAGCAGGCGACGGCGATTACGATTAATCTTATCCATTGTCCGTCTCCTTATCGCTGCATGAACTGAGGTGACCAGAGGATCAGCTTGACCAGTCCGGTCAGCCTCGAGCGCCAGCGGTCGTTGCCGCTGTCCTGGGTCAGACGATTGCGCTGGATGGGCTCGTCGGCGCCCCAGCCGTTTGCGTCAGCGAGGTCACCCGGGTAGTCCTGGGTCATGAACTGCAGCGCCGCCCGACCGACGGCGGTGGGTGCCGACTGGTAGTCACCATTCCCGGCCCAGCCGCCGGCTGGAGTGAAGCCCAAGGCCCAATTGCACCAGAACTCCACCAGCTGCCTCGGCGTCGGGTCGCCGGACAGACTATTCAGGGTAATGTCGATGGCCCGCATCGTCCGCGTTGCAGAATTCGACGCGTTACGATCCAGAAGAAAGTCGATGGTTCGCCAGGCCTGAACCAGCGAATTGGAACCCTCCCAGTGGGATCGCTCATCCGGAAACCCGTCTGGAGTGCGCCAGTCGAACAGCCTTTGGCCGGCGGCATTGAAGGCGCGAAGCATATTACTGGTGGTGTTGTCACTCATGCGCCAGGTGTGGTCACATCCGGCGGCGCGCATTGCGGCCACCACATAATCGAAGGGGCGCCGCACCTTTTCACCCCAGTAGCTGGGGCTTTTGAATTCCGAGGACAGCAGAATTGTCCGCAGCGTTCGAGCGATCTGATCCGGGCTTTTGCGATGCGCGTAGAACGTCGCCGCTGCTGCGTCGACCACCGACTGCGGCGGCTCGTCCGCGATCAGGCGTTGGCAGAGTTTGCGGGCAATGTGCCGAGCCGTCGCGGGATGGTAAGCGGCGAGCTTCACGATCAGTCGGCCTTCGGTTTCGGCATCCAGCCCCGAGGGGATCGCCGCAACCCCGAGCGTCAGCACCGCTTTGGTAGAGTCCTTGTTGTGCTCGTCCTCGCGTGTAAAAAACAGCCCCGTACCGCAGCTGGTGTCCGTATCCTGGTCACCGTAGCGCCAGCCGGTCATGCTCTGGGCGGCGGTGAGCACATCGTCGTCGGTGTAAACCGCGGCGATCGGCAGTGACGGGTCGGCGAGGAAACCCAGGTTCTGGCTGTCCAGCTCTGGATCGTTGAGCGCGGTGTAGGGGTTTTCGGGGAGTGCTTCGACAAAGCGCGGGTTCGCGTTGCCGGCGTAGTCTTCTGAGCCGATGCAGTGCAGCTCAAAAAGCTCGCGACAGTAGTTTTCGTTGATCGCGCCGTCACGACCGTTAACGTAATTGTCTAGGTACCGCAGCATGGCCGAGTGCTGGCTGGAGGCGTAGATCAGCTCATAGAAATTGCCGAAGACGTTGCTGCGAATCACGTCGCGGTCCCAGCCAACCCAGGACACATAGACGTCTCGGTTGAGGCGCGCAAATACGTTGAGGTGGTTGTGCCAGAAATCCACCACCAGCTCGCGAAGCTGCCAGCGACTGTAGCACGCGGCGTTAAAGGTGAACTTTTCCACCTCGGCGTAGGGGCGTGAGTACTCGCTGAACGAACCACATTCATACTGTGAAAACAGGGCAGTGTGCGACTGATCCAGCTGAGTGAAGTCCGCAGCGTGCTCGGCCATGCGCGCGTCCAGCTCGGGGTCTTCGCTGCTCGGCGCCAGCTGTTCCTCGACGTAAGCGGCCAGGCGCGCGTCGTCCGTATTGCCCAGTGATTCAAAGTAGGCGAGGTCGCCCGTGGCGGCAAAGTTGGTATTTACCGACTCAAAGCCGTTGGCCAGAATCGTGTCTGGGTTGGCGCCGCTGGAGCCGGTAATGCCCCGATTGATGCCGAAGCCCATTTTGCTCAGAACCCGCACGGCAAAAGGCGGCGTCAGCGTGGAATCTGAACCCGATTTGCTGGCGCTGCGGCGCTCGCCGACGGCGGTTTCGGGCGGCTTGGTTTCGGCGTTGACTTGCGTTGTGGCGAGCCCGGCGAGCGATCCTGCTCCGGTCGCCTTGAGAAAGGCGCGACGTCCTGTCTGAGGTTCATGAAGTGGCATGGCAAAAATCCTTACATCTCAGACAATGTTGAAATGTACGCGGTGGTGCGCGGTCAAAGTGTGACTTAGATCATGCTTTGGTTACGGCGTTTCCCGTCATGAGTGCCGACGGCGCCAAGCACCTGCCATCTCGTCAAAAGCGCACCGGAATGGTGCAAAAATCAGAGGGTTACGCTAGGGGAGAACTAGCGGGAAGCTGACTTGAGCCGGCTGCTGATCTGGTCTCGGGCGTCAGCCAGGATCGAGGTGCGGTCGAGTGAATCAAGGATCGCGCGCACCGTCTGCTTGGGGCCGTTGGTGCCCCACGATTTGCCGTTCACCAGATAAGCCTCCGCGGACCGCCCCACGAGGTAGGTGGCGTAGTAAGCGAGCGCGCCCTGCGCCGCGCCCGTGACGGCAACCGACAGTCCGACGCTAACCGTTTTCAGCGCTGAAGAAACCAGGTTGACGCCCCATACGGCGCCCATCAATGCCGCGAGCTGGGCCATGATGGTGGCCAGCAGCTTGCCGCTCTCATGGCGCCCCATGGGCAAGCCGTAAACCCGGCTGAGCTGCACCACCAGGGCCACGTCCAGAGCGGCGGCAGCCAGCAGATCCGCGACCGGCACCGGATTGAGCGCCACGGCGACACCCTTGGTCAAGCTGTAGCTGCGCAGCACCTTCTCCGCGATCTGGCGCCTCGCCTTGACCATGCGGGCAGCCACCTGGTCGGTGAGCTTGCCGGCAAACAGGGCCGCGTTGAGCGCCGCCAGGGTTTTGCCTTCCGCTTCGAGCACGCGCCAGATCCGCTCCTTGAGTTCCTGGATCTGCGGTTCGCGCTGCCGCTGGCTCTCCGTTTCCCGCCCGTTCTCGTCGACCGTAACCACCAGCTGTGGGCGCGGGCTGGCCGCAATGGGCACGATGTTCTCCGGCTTGACGAGGTCCTGGCAGCGTTCGCGCAGCGCGCTGAGCAGCTGGGCCTGCTCTTCGGGGGTGTATCGATCGGTTTTGTTCAGCGCGGCGATCACGGGCCGGTGGGCGGCGGTCACAATGCGCATGGCGTTGATTTCGGATTCGGAGATATCGCCATCGAGCACAAAGATCACCAGATCGGAACGCTCGGCGACCTCGAAGGCCAGCTTTTCTCGCTGCTCGCCGTCCAGTTCATTGATGCCCGGCGTATCGATGAGATGCACGCCCCCCGCGTGGCCTTCATCCCATCGCGCGGTCTGCGCCTGCCGCGTCTCGCCGTGCAGCGGACTGACCGAGAAAACTTCCCGTCCGACCAGCGCATTCAGTAGCGACGACTTGCCGGCGCTGACCTTGCCGAACACGGCGAGATGGATCTCGCCCCGCGCAAGCTTTTCGGTCATGGCTTCCACCTGGTGGTAGTCAGCCTCCAGCTCCTCCCGAACGTCCTGGGGAATCGAGCTGTCGGCGAGCAGGTCACGGAGGTTTCGTGAGGCGCTGAGCAGGTGCTCCTGGCCGTCTTCAGTCATTGCGATCTTCAGCCTTCCAGCGGGTCAGCGCCAGGCGGGCATAGCCCAGCGCTTTCTCTTCGACGGATTCGTCCAGTTGTTTCTCAAACCGATCTGCGGCCCACACGGGGTCCAGCGACTTTCGCTCCTCCAGCGAGGCGCAGATCGACCGGCCCAGGCTGTCGAAGATCATGCCGTAGGCCGCTGCATGGATCACACCGCCGGTGAGGGTGCCGATGCCTGGAAAAGCCTTGAAGGCATTGCCGGTCACCGCGAGGACCAGGGCGGTGGTCTTTTTGAGCCGGTCGCCGGCGAGGGTGAGAAAACGGTCGATCTCGATTTCCCGCACGGGGATTTCGTACAGCTCCCCAAGCTCTCGCAGAAAGCGCGTGGCGAGGGCAGCCTGAATCACCAGGTCGGATCCGGGAGTGATGGCGGCCAAAGCTCCGATCACGGCCCGGCGCGCATATTTTTCGGTGAGGGCCTGGCCCGCCTCGCTGCGCTGGTCAGCTTCGGCGCGCTGGAGTTTTTCGCTGGCCAGCTTCAGCGAGCTGCGCTCGCGCTCACCCTCAAGCTCCTGACGCGCAAGCTGGCGGTCGACGGCCTGCCACAGGGTATCAACCTGGGCTGGTCGCTCCCGGGTGGTGAGCTTCTCGTTCCCACTCTCCTGCAGGACGACCTGCTCTTCGCCGCCGGCACTGACGGTGACGACCGACGCAACGTCGGCACCGCTGCGTTCGGCCAGCCGCTCGGACAACGCCGCCAGTTCCTCGGCGGTGTACCGATCGGATTTGTTGAGTGCAACAATCACGGGCTTGCCATAGCCGGCCAGGCGTTTGAGCTCAACCCCATCATTGCGGTCGAGGTCGCCGTCAGCCACGTAGATCACCAGGTGCGCCCGAATCGCCTCATCCCGGGCCGCGTCCATCAACTCCTCCGTCGCCGCGTGGCCAAACCCGGGAACATCAGCCAGCTGCACCGGCCGGCCTGCGCGGTCGCCCGCGTAGTGGGCAATGCGGCGGGTCGTACCCAGGGTCACGCCGGCGGTCAATTGATGCTGTGGGAGCAGGGCTTCAATCAGCGAGCTTTTGCCGGCTGACGCGCCGCCGAACATGGCCAGATACACCTCGCCACTGTCCTTGCGCTGATCCAGGCGACGAAGCTCTGCCTGAGCCGTGCCGATCGCGACACCTCGCTGGTCCGCGTGGTCGATTCGCTCGCGCAGCGTTTCGGCATCCACCACCGAGGGCGAGGGAGGTTGAGAGTGCGCCGGGCCGCGCAGCAGCCGGATTCCGACCAGCGTGCCAGCACCGGCAAAGAGCACCATGACTGCAGCAAAGGCCGGCGGTGCCCAGGGCCCTACCTCACGCAGCCGCTCCCACACCGACAGCAGGAGATCGGCCGACATCATCAGCGCGATCATGAGCAGCAGCACCAACAGGCCAACGAGAATGGCTGCCAGGGAACGAACGGTCATGGCCCATTATCGCATGAGCCGGCGGCACATCGGGTTTGCGGGTAGCAAGCGTGTCAACCGCGGGCGGCACAACCTGGCCGAGGAAACACGGGGCAGGGCCGGACGGCCCGTGGGATCAGCCGAAGGCGAGCTTTCGCCAGGTCGGCCGCTGAGCCTCGTAGGCCTCCATAATCACGTTGGGGTCGAGGCCAAACTCGCCCGAGGCAAGGCCGCGGTTGATGCTGACCGGCTTGTCCTCGTGGGTGCTGTTGTAGTTTCGCAGATCGACTCGCTCCAGCTTGTCCAGCGGCCGCTTGTCGCTTCCCAGCACCATCAGAACCACCGGCTGAATTCGCTGTGACACGTTTTGCTCTTTGATCAAAGCAACCTCGCCGGTGCACAGCTCGACCAGCGTGCCGGTCGGGTAGATGCCTAGGGCCTGAATAAACTCCTCGACCAGCTGGCCCTGAAACAGCACTTCCCGATGGTCATAAAGGAAGTCGGTCGCCTCAGCCGCGGTATAGACCTTGTCGGTGTGAGGTCGCAGGCTGGTCATCGCGTCGTAGGTATCCGTCAGACCGGCGATACGACCGAGCAGCGGGATCTGATCCCCGAACTTACCTTCAGGATAGCCGGACCCGTCGAAACGCTCGTGGTGGTTTTCCACCACTTCGATGACGTCATCACCGATGCCGACACAGCGATCCAGGATTTCAACGCCGTCGGTCACGTGGGCACGCAGCCGCGCGATTTCTTCGTCGGCCAAGGTGCCCTTTTTGTCGAGCAGCCGACGCGGAACCTTCGCCTTGCCAACCTCGCAAAGCAGGGCGCCGAGCGCCAGCCGGTCCAGCTGATGTTCCGACAGCCCAAGATGCCGCCCGAGGACCGCCGACAAGACGGCCATGCGCACGGAGTGGCCATAGGAGTAGGCGTCACGGTCACGCAGCTTGATCATCCAGACAAACGCGTCCGGGTGGCGGATCACGCTTTGCACCATTTCCTGGGTGGTGCGACGAACCCCTCGGAC
This genomic window contains:
- a CDS encoding GTPase, with the protein product MTVRSLAAILVGLLVLLLMIALMMSADLLLSVWERLREVGPWAPPAFAAVMVLFAGAGTLVGIRLLRGPAHSQPPSPSVVDAETLRERIDHADQRGVAIGTAQAELRRLDQRKDSGEVYLAMFGGASAGKSSLIEALLPQHQLTAGVTLGTTRRIAHYAGDRAGRPVQLADVPGFGHAATEELMDAARDEAIRAHLVIYVADGDLDRNDGVELKRLAGYGKPVIVALNKSDRYTAEELAALSERLAERSGADVASVVTVSAGGEEQVVLQESGNEKLTTRERPAQVDTLWQAVDRQLARQELEGERERSSLKLASEKLQRAEADQRSEAGQALTEKYARRAVIGALAAITPGSDLVIQAALATRFLRELGELYEIPVREIEIDRFLTLAGDRLKKTTALVLAVTGNAFKAFPGIGTLTGGVIHAAAYGMIFDSLGRSICASLEERKSLDPVWAADRFEKQLDESVEEKALGYARLALTRWKAEDRND
- a CDS encoding DUF1501 domain-containing protein — translated: MDKINRNRRRLLAGMGAGAGALGTGTLGLGFTQRVTAGSVGTAPTKLLVYLFLRGGMDGLSYLVPTSGANLTNYAQDRGNTFIDPGTTLSMVDMPGGSGWGLNPLCPDLHSIRNNVAFVHSCGHPLDALTRSHFDAQEEIELGTPGSQSAAGGGFLGRYLAAIPHSSDAVFTGLASDSNTPVSLSGYADVATLDSAGGFSPNTGRYEDTHLAGLADMYGNGSGTLDLAGQAAVDAVELIDSFDLDNYVPAGGVTYPDTGIGEDLALIAQLWKLDLGIAAAALNKGGWDTHNNQQPVNPNTGFGRNIREVSEAVTAFYLDIANDPNKSANDMCLVIQSEFGRQVSENGNNGTDHGYGDPMTVISGRVAGGLYGTFPSIAAVDREGDGVIPTTDFRQVHGTVMDVILGNGSGVVGSVFPGYNYSPINLL
- a CDS encoding GTP-binding protein, which translates into the protein MTEDGQEHLLSASRNLRDLLADSSIPQDVREELEADYHQVEAMTEKLARGEIHLAVFGKVSAGKSSLLNALVGREVFSVSPLHGETRQAQTARWDEGHAGGVHLIDTPGINELDGEQREKLAFEVAERSDLVIFVLDGDISESEINAMRIVTAAHRPVIAALNKTDRYTPEEQAQLLSALRERCQDLVKPENIVPIAASPRPQLVVTVDENGRETESQRQREPQIQELKERIWRVLEAEGKTLAALNAALFAGKLTDQVAARMVKARRQIAEKVLRSYSLTKGVAVALNPVPVADLLAAAALDVALVVQLSRVYGLPMGRHESGKLLATIMAQLAALMGAVWGVNLVSSALKTVSVGLSVAVTGAAQGALAYYATYLVGRSAEAYLVNGKSWGTNGPKQTVRAILDSLDRTSILADARDQISSRLKSASR
- a CDS encoding HD domain-containing phosphohydrolase, translated to MRTEQVQVEVENLIKGMYVCQLDRPWLSTPFPFQGFVVRGERDIAALRKYCQFVYVDVLRGVPPKAGSALNRPWRQATEVEDTSAELLNIPTPNRRLGKDQDLYGISSVPIKVRPDFYRSPRRFRREMKRAQQFHLDLSREVAGVVDDIRVGRALSVRGVRRTTQEMVQSVIRHPDAFVWMIKLRDRDAYSYGHSVRMAVLSAVLGRHLGLSEHQLDRLALGALLCEVGKAKVPRRLLDKKGTLADEEIARLRAHVTDGVEILDRCVGIGDDVIEVVENHHERFDGSGYPEGKFGDQIPLLGRIAGLTDTYDAMTSLRPHTDKVYTAAEATDFLYDHREVLFQGQLVEEFIQALGIYPTGTLVELCTGEVALIKEQNVSQRIQPVVLMVLGSDKRPLDKLERVDLRNYNSTHEDKPVSINRGLASGEFGLDPNVIMEAYEAQRPTWRKLAFG
- a CDS encoding HAMP domain-containing sensor histidine kinase — encoded protein: MASRDVQRRGVRRRLFFSFALQAGAISLAVILGVAGTSWVLQESLVERAMFEEADTLTERLRADPLASMPHTTNLRGYVKRSGGDQLPSYLAALGEGFHSLDPAVPGAIAFVTRRDVGTLYLVFQQQNVLSLSLLFGVVPLGLVLLTIYLITWWTYRMSHSAVSPLVQLARRVENLNLNRLDEAEFQPEQFANSDDEVYVLTSALNQLGGRIQRFVERERNFTRDASHELRSPVTVIQMAADMLLEEGDLAPYQERTVRRIQNVARDMQALIEALLMLARESGEGLAVKEFKVNTIVADELDRYGFLVRNKAVQLTQSDRVQLHVVGPPSVLAVMVGNLIRNACAYTSDGEVKVIVGRGFVSVDDSGVGMSEDAIARVFEPFYRAGRNGKGGHGVGLTIVKRLADRFGWPVEIQSELGVGTCATIYFPEFTVDDEAEKAALAASQSEAATGT
- the metB gene encoding cystathionine gamma-synthase, with amino-acid sequence MSQQPNQPATVSATPISALQDRQSGPKRRSAATTAVRTGIECDQEHGAVVPPLYLSSNFAFKGFDDKRPYDYTRSGNPTRDLLGEAISELEGGAGAVITSSGMSAVYLVTHLLAADDLVLAPHDCYGGCYRLLENLAKQKKLRLKFCDFSDTAAAREEILRSKPQLVWLETPSNPLLRVSDISALSEAAREVDALVVADNTFLSPALQQPLALGADIVVHSTTKYLNGHSDVVGGAVVAKTSELHEQLTWWANCIGVTGAPFDSFLTLRGIRTLKVRVAQHESNARRLVDLLTSHAAVSRVYYPGLNNHPGHAVARRQQSGFGGMISFELRGDVGEVTEFLRSLELFSLAESLGGVESLVAHPATMTHAAMSKAAQREAGIEPTLVRLSVGIEDADDLVSDVQAALDAALEISLENEAQAVGG
- a CDS encoding DUF1800 family protein; translation: MPLHEPQTGRRAFLKATGAGSLAGLATTQVNAETKPPETAVGERRSASKSGSDSTLTPPFAVRVLSKMGFGINRGITGSSGANPDTILANGFESVNTNFAATGDLAYFESLGNTDDARLAAYVEEQLAPSSEDPELDARMAEHAADFTQLDQSHTALFSQYECGSFSEYSRPYAEVEKFTFNAACYSRWQLRELVVDFWHNHLNVFARLNRDVYVSWVGWDRDVIRSNVFGNFYELIYASSQHSAMLRYLDNYVNGRDGAINENYCRELFELHCIGSEDYAGNANPRFVEALPENPYTALNDPELDSQNLGFLADPSLPIAAVYTDDDVLTAAQSMTGWRYGDQDTDTSCGTGLFFTREDEHNKDSTKAVLTLGVAAIPSGLDAETEGRLIVKLAAYHPATARHIARKLCQRLIADEPPQSVVDAAAATFYAHRKSPDQIARTLRTILLSSEFKSPSYWGEKVRRPFDYVVAAMRAAGCDHTWRMSDNTTSNMLRAFNAAGQRLFDWRTPDGFPDERSHWEGSNSLVQAWRTIDFLLDRNASNSATRTMRAIDITLNSLSGDPTPRQLVEFWCNWALGFTPAGGWAGNGDYQSAPTAVGRAALQFMTQDYPGDLADANGWGADEPIQRNRLTQDSGNDRWRSRLTGLVKLILWSPQFMQR